TTGTGTAGCTTCAGGGTGCAGATCCCCGTCGCGTCAATTACAAAGAAGAACACCACCGTGCTGACCTGCGGAGTCCCACGAGGGGCCGCCGTCAGCCGTGAACGTGGTCACGCTGTCGCGCAAACGCGAGGCTCGATCAACAACAAGCCCGAAGCATTGCCCGGTCGCAGTGGTTCGCCGCTGTTCAACGAAGCGGGAACCAAATTCGTCGGCCTCGTCGCATGGCGAACCGGCGACGGTCATGGACTCGCCATGAACGCGGCTTGGGTGCGTGCATTCGTTCGTGGCGAAGTCTCCAAAGCCGAAAGCGAGCTCCCCGACGACGCGATCCCGCTTTGGCAATCTCGCGTGCGTTTGGTTCTCGTCACGTCACATGGTTGCCAACCCTGCGAACTGCAAAAGCAGTCGATGCCCGACGACGTTCGCTACGAATCTGTGGACATCGAGAACGTCATCGCGAAGGGCTACAACGTCAGCGTAACGCCAACGCTGATGGTGTTCGTTGATAACCAGCTCAAGCACACCGCAAGCGGCCTGCTTCGCAGCGATCGCTTGCAAGCGTTCCTCGCCCGCTGGGGGTTCTCTAACCGAAACGAAGAAGACCAACCCGACGACGCCGACCTCTCCGACGACCTGAACCCATGGAGCAATCCCCGCCGCTGAGAACACGTCCCCATCCGAGACCGCATCGACGACGCCAAAACCCGCTTCGCATGGTGGCTCCTCGCCAGATGGCTCGGCTTCGCGGCGGGAGGCGTAGCGATCCTAGTTCCGTGGGTCGTGATCACGCACCGAGCGATGCGAAAGCTGCGTAGAACGGAGGGCGATGCTGCAAAACGCCCTCATCAAAAATGTCGGAAATTAGCTCGTAAGCCGAAAAGTCGATCTTCCCCCTCCCCAGCCACCAAATAGCGTCGAAAACACATTACAATACAGCACTTACGTGCCTTTGACGGGGGCGAAAGCAAAGAAAATCTCTTGACTCACGACAATTTGGCCGATATCTTTCAGATGTATCACCAATCTAGCAAAGGGCCCTCGGTGCGGAACGTGCTTGCACTTCCAAGCCCTCGGCCCTGACCATACGAAAGCATCTGTCAGTCGGCAGGTGCTTTTTTTTTAGCCCGGAAACTCATGTGGCTCCCCGACCATCCTGACGATAAGCAGAACCCCGGCTCCGTATTCCTTTTGGCGGCGTGGCATGAGCTCTTTTACGGTTTTACGCCCGACTCGTTTCAGCCAAGACTTCATAACGTCCCGTCGCTTATCGAGGAACTGATCGACATTGGAAATCTGTGGCAGGCTGAGCCTCGCAACGCCGCCCATGTCGAGAAATTGAAAGCGGAACTTGCTGCAGCGATAAAATCTGAAGACGATATTCTTCGCCAGATTCCCACCTACAAGTCGCGAGCTATATCGCTCACGAAAGCGAAGACACCGGAAGCGATTGTTGCCGGCGGCGGAATCCTTGTCGGTCAACGGCGTTCATATTGGAAAGCGTTCAAGTCACTGGCATTGAAAGCGGCAGGCGAGTTGCCTAGTCGTAAACAGTCTGCAATCGAGAACCTTCGGCGATTAGCAACATTCTCGTTCCAGCATGGAAAGGAAGACGATGATGTTTGGGAACCAGTGGACAAAACGGCGAGCAAGAATCCGGTTGACGTGCTTCGAGAGTTGATCGCTTTAACTCAACAAGACGAGAGTCAATACTCGTGTACCTTTACGATTCTCGGTGATGTTACCGGAATGCACTCAGCCGTTCGCAAACGTGGGCATCGTGTCGTTTCCATCGACGCTTTACCCGACGACTACACAGCGGCGTTGTCGAACGAAGGGTCTTCACTACACGTCCGAGTCGATTTACCCGCGAAGTCGATTCGCCACGCTGTTGCCGATGCTCGCGAACGCTTGGAGTTGGTTATTGGCCTCGCCAGTCTCTATCAGAATCCATCGGCACTACGACTCCATTCAACGGCGTTCGTTTCGTCATCTGGTCATGACAACGTATTCCTGCAGAGCGAGCAGGCATTTCGTCGGCTCCATCCACGAACCCACGCGGATCGCGACATCAAGGAAGCGATTGATCTTGTATCAACCACCAACGTCGATCACCGAATTTTAGCAGCAGTAAAACAACTGGCACTTGCTTCCGGTAGCAGTGATACACGCACTCGGTTCGTCAATCTCTGGTCATCCGTCGAAACCTTGGCCGGTGCGCACGAAGGCGAGACTGCAATGGAGAGGGTAAGTGAGTTAATTGTCCCTCTTGTGATTTCGCGTCATGTTCATCGAACGACGCGTTACATGACGATATTAACACAGAAGTTTGGCGATGCGACAGGAAGTCGAAACTACGGCGTAGGATTTCGGGAAACAAAGAACGGCGTAATCTTTTCCGATGACATGCTCGTCACACTCACATCGAAGTGTCGCGACCCGAAGATCGACGAGCTATTGAAATTTGCCGAGCATCCTCTTCTGCGATATCGCTTATACGACGCGTGGAAACTCTTTCACGACCCCAAACAACTACGGGCCAGATTGGAAGCGTCAAAGCAGCGTTTGGAATGGCAAGTGGCGAGAATTTATAGAGCCCGCAATCTGTTAGTCCATGAGGGCCGCGAAGTCCCACATATCGTTCCGCTGCTCGACAACCTACAGAACTATCTGTCGATGCTGGTTCAGCGATTGATCCATGAGACGAAGCGGAACAAGACAAACGAATGGGGAGTGCGTCACTGCATTGAATACTGGAAAGGCCGCATGAACCACACGCTTGACGGACTCAAAGAAGATCCGGCCAGTTTGACGACACGCGATTTCCTCGAAAAAGGTAATCGCGTCTACCTGTGGTCGGATCGTTAAACTACCGATTTGTCGGCTAACCCGATGAAACGTTACCGACCGGGAATCGCGAGTACCTTTTCGGCCGATCCAAACTATGAGCGGCCTGAACGTAGTTTCCCGTTTTGTGATCGAGGAACAAATCAGCCGGTCCTGCCGCATAAAACTCTTCACCACCTACACCGCGATTACCGCCAAACCGACGTTGTCGTTCCTCTTGCTTCAGAAACGAATCGTATTCTTGTTGGCTTAAGGGCGGAAGTTCCGCAGCGGACTGATAAATGATTTCGCTTGCGTCAGTCTTTGCAGGTCGCCCGCACTGTTCGCAGTAGGCGGTCGCGATCGCCGGCTCGGTTGTGGCAGATTCCGAGATAGTCAATCTGCTCTGACCGAACGCATACAGATCGCCCGCGTGCCCAACATTATTAAGGAACGTTGGCCCGAGGCCGTACGCTGCTGCGGTACGACGAGTGTGGAAATCGCCTTTACATAATGCAAGGTGCAGCGAAACAGATACTTGAGGAGCAGCTGTCTACCCTAAGAAAAGAACTTCTGGAACCTGCAACATGATAGAGCCCCACGTGGGACGAAGCACTTTTTAACGGTCCAGACGCCTCCGCGTCCATGATGGACTGCGTCTTGCGTCGATTACAGCAACCACTAAGACCACGTCATTATCAACGCGATAGTAGATCGTGAATGGGAACCGCCGCGAAAGCGAACGGTAATAGCCGTAGACTTGTTCATGAACGCCACCATAAATCGCAAGCGATTCGATATCAGCGATAATTGCAGATCGAAAATAGTCTCCCAGTCCTGCGTTCTGTCCTTCGTAAAACCAAAATCCATCGGCAATGTCTGCTTCTGCGTCACTGCTGATATTGACGATCATTGACCGAGCTTCAAAAGACGAGCTTTTGCATCACTCCACCTTGATACGCTCGCCTCGCCATTTGCGAGACGGCGAGTGCGTTCGGCAAGCACTTCTTCGTGCCACTGCGGAGATTGCACGTCACCGGGCTTCTGACAAAGACTCGACCAAATAGTTTCCATCGCTTCCATCTTTTCAGCGACAGACATGGAATCGAGGGGAAGATCAATCGACATTGGGGGCTCCTTCACTTAACGGCTATCCACCTCAGTTTAGCTTGTAGGTCTCAACCTCGCGATTGGCTTTGAACGATTGCCAAAATCGCCTGTTTGATGGCGGGGTCCAGAGTGGACCAGAGACGCACGACGTCGCGTAGCGTCGAATCGCTCGAAAATGCTTCGCACTCTGCTTCGCCTATGCCCGAACTATGCAGCTTTTCCAAAGAAAAACCGCATAGGTTCGGCCCCTGCCGGGTGAGGCGTGCCGACATCGGGCCCGATATGCGGCGGCATCCTACCGCCGAAGGCTGTCATGCGTCGTCGATTCGCTCTGCCCAATACCCAGGCCGACGGCGCGTGTGGGCGACCGCGATCACCAATGGTGTGTCTTCACGGATGATGTACGCCATCACGAACGGATAGCGACGAAAGCGGAAGCCACGCGTGCCATGAAAATAGGTCGCCCAAGATTCAGGTGACCGCAACACCAACTTTTCCGCGTGATCGAGTTCCGCTTTGAAACCGTCAGCCACTTCTTGACCGACCATCGCGTACTCGGAGAACGCCGCCTCGACTTCGTCGGCGGCGAGCGGGTGATATTAAAGCAGTGGTGAGTCAGGATTCGCCACTGACCCGCCCACCAATCCGTTCCCAAACTTGATCCGACGAAACGGTCTGAACCGCTCCGCTGTCGATTTCGTCGATGCGGCGTTTCATCTCGTCAGACCAAGCCGGGTCTAACTCGACTGACGCAGTCGAATCGTTCTCGTCAAGCGTCAGCAGAAGCGCGTTGACAATCTCCGCACGATCGCCAGCGGGCAATTGCAATGCGACCTTGATAACTTCGGCGGCGGTTGGGGTGGGAGACATCTGGTTTCCTTCGTGGCTTGGTGGTGCATCTATCATAACGGGGCGACCTCAATCACCCGAAGACCCATTTTCAACGATCAACAAAATCGCGTCTTTGATCGGTTGGCTCAACGTGGACCAGGACCGCACCAAGCGGCGCAGCGATGCATCCAAACCGAGTGCTTCAGCTTCTGCTTCGGGTACACCGAAAACCTCACAAAACGTCCGCGTTTTCGCGGATGTTTCACATCCTCTGGGGTGTACTGAAAAGCCGGTTGCATTACGCTGCCGGCTTTTCTTGTGCGATCGTTGATGGCTCTTGCTCATCACTCCCTCGCGACGATTGAAGGTGCCGGCCGTGAAGATTGAGAAGGAAAAGATGCTGGCGGGTGAACCCTACAACCCGGGTGATCCTGCGCTGCTGGAACGATGGCACGAAGCCAAACGGCTGTTGCGTCTCTACGAGCAAACTCCAACGACGGACCGCGCTCGTTTGACGGAAATCCTGGGTGAGTTGCTTGGTTCGCACGGCGATGGTGTTTGGATCACCGCCCCGTTCTTTGCGGACTACGGTGACAACATTCATCTGGGTAGCAATTGCGAGATCAACGCCAACTGCGTCTTCCTGGATTGCAACACCATCACCATCGGCGACAACGCATTGATCGCTCCCGGCGTGCACATCTACACGGCCTACCATCCGCTCAGTCCACGAGAAAGATTCGGCGATCCATCGTCGGGTGACTTTGCGTTCTGCAAGACTCAAGCCAAACCAGTCGTGATCGGCGACAACGTCTGGATTGGAGGCGGCAGCATCATCATGCCCGGTATCCGCATCGGAAACGGAGTGACCATCGGCGCTGGCAGCGTCGTCACCAAAGACATTCCCGATGGCGTCCTGGCGTTCGGCAATCCATGCCGAGTCATTCGTGAAATTGATTGAGGTCGAAGTATCCTGCTGCGGCCCGGGGCTTCCGTTCAGGCGAGTGCTGCGAAGCGAATTGGACAAAGGTCGTTGAAAGACGCCGCTTTCCTGGAACGAATGGCGACCGTTTGCGATAAGCTGTTGTTGCGATACTCCTAAAGCCGCCACCGCAAGCGTATCAAGTGTTTGCGTCGACTACCCGTGAAGTTTCCACCGCCCTCGTTTGCGTTTCATGATTGGGTTTGCTGAGGTGTTTGTATGCGCATGATCGTTGTAGCTGCCTGCTGTCTTTTCGTTGGCTGTGATGCGTCCTCTCAAAGCGGCAACATCGAAGAGAAGCAACTTGCGAACGAAGTCATCACGTTGACCGAAGCAGCGGAAGCTTCCTTGAGCGAGTTCATGGCTTCTGATCCCTCTGCTGAACTGCTTGAGATGTCAGTCGACTTCGACGACCCGACAACGTGCACCGGGTACCGCTATAACTTGTCCTTGGCATCAGAATTACCGAACGACGAGTTCGTTTTCGCTCAATCCCGCGGCGTTGATATTGCGATCGCCAAGTCGAGCCTTGAATTCGTTCGAGGGACCGCCATTGATTGGATCCCGCTCGGTGATGGACAGGAAGGTTTCTATTTCCATAATCCGAACTCGGATGCACCGATGCCGGATCACGTTCGCGGGTACTACGATTCGATCGAAGCAGATTCGAATTCTGATACCGCACATTTTCAACATTGACCGACCTGATTTGTCTGATGCCCGCTACTGCGGCGTTGATGGTTGTCGGTTGGAGGAAACGATGGCGGCCGCTACGTGTTCTTTCACGGCTAGAAATTTGGTTGCATCGGCTCGCGAGGAAGGTCAGACTGGAGCGACTTCATCACCGCTCGATTGCTGACACATGCTGAGGCAGCTCCCATGACTCGTCGTTCTTTCATCGCTGGATTGTTTGCTCTTGCCTTCGCGGCGACGCCGTGTGCGTTTGCGGAAGGGTTGCCCAAGAGCGAGTCAAAGGCAACACAAGTTGCTAATGACTTGGATCAACACGAAGCCAGCATTCGTGCTTTGGATCGCCAATTCTTTGAGGCCGTTGCCGAGTTGGAGCAGTCTTACGTGAGTGAGCGGAAAGAGCTTCGTGAACAGATCACCGAAAAATTGAAGAAGCATCAAAAGACGTTGACGCAAAAGGGCGATTTGGACGCGGCAGTTTCAGTTCGTGACAAGGCAGAATCCATCCGCGAATCGAAGTTTGCGATCCCGAATTCCAATCAGTCCCCCGATGCCGAACGTTCGATCTTGGGGACTTGGCGATGGAACAATGGGGTGGACATTAAAAATCTCGGCGGTGGCAAGACGAACGGCAACGGAACCTGGCGATTGGTGGACGCGAAAGAGCAGGCGTACGAATTCAAATGGAGCCGCATTCCGGCTGACCGCGTTCGACTTTCCGCCAACGGACGCGTGCTCGAAGGCACCAAAGCACACGACCCGTCGTTTCGCGTTTGGGCCGTTCGCATTGACTGATGCTTGGCGGAGACATCCGTTTGCCGGTTAGCCGAGAAACGAGTTGACGCGATGCGTGCTCGCGTTCTGGCATCGTGACATGAGCCGCCGCGCGAGCATGCATGCTCAAGACATCAACATTGCAACCTTTGTCCTTCCTATTGAGAGCCTCTTGTCTTGCTGAAAGCACTTCGCCGAACGACCACCTCGAGTTCGATCTTTGTCTTCGTGGTGCTGTTGAACCTCGCACTCGGTTGCAACCAACCCGTGGAGCAGACGACTGAGTCATCCAATTTCATCAAGGTCGAAGGCGACGATCCTGAAATGGACTCGGCGATCGAGACCGCTCAAGAGACGTTCGACTACTTCAGGAAGCATTGGCAAGACCCAAGTTTCGATGGGTACAGCGTCAAGTTTGCACTCCCGACTCCCGACGACGACCTCGAACACATTTGGTTTGAACCAACAGCAATCGATGGCGATCAGATCACAGCATCGTGTGCCAATGATCCCGTCAATTTGCCGGACTTGCAGTACGGTGACTCGCGAACGGTCGGCTTGGATTCCCTATCAGATTGGATGCTGGTGAAGGGCAACCAGTGCTACGGCGGATACACGATTCGCGTGCTGACGAAGAGATCTCCGGAGGCGGCACCACCGCTCGAATTCATGGATGTCCCCAGCGATTGATTTGACGTCTGGAATGCGCAGGCTCGGTCGCCCCAGAAATGACTGATATCAGCCTCCCAAATCATTCGGCGACCAACGTTGTTTGGGCGAGGTGTTCCCAGACGCGATCCCAGCGGCGCGATAGGCGACGAATTTTTGATCGCAGTCATGCTGATGCGTTCTTCACTGGAAAGTTCGGGGCAAAAGTTTGACCAGACAGCAAGACCTTGCGTTCATCGACTTGTTGGACATCCTGACGGACCCCGTGTCAGGAGGCCCAAGGACGCGAGCACCGGTCGGGGTTGCCCTACCGATCGGCTTGCTTTTTTTCGCTGGCTATCTGTTCGTAACGTTGCCGACGACGATTCATTTGACGCTGCCGGCCAATCATCGGACGCCATCGCAAACGATGATGACGTCGAGTCCACACGCACGCTACGCCATCTGTCTGATCGTTGCTTCACTTGCGTCCTACTTTCACTTTCGTTGGTACTGGGGCCTTCATCCATTGCTTTGTGACGCAACGCCATTCGTGACGAAGCTTGCTTTGGCCGCGGTCGGCCTATCGATCGGCTATCTCGGCGTGGTCTTGTTCATGACCAGTTGACGAGTACCTCCTTTCGCAGACCGGTGAAAGAATGAGCGACAGCCAAATGAATGAGCGTGCTGTAACCCTAAAACGGTTCGGCGCAAAATTTGGTTAACTCTTGCGACATCGTCATGTGATCGGAGCATGCGTTCTGCTGCTGAGGATTGTTTTCGCGGTGCTCGGCACGACAGCGGTTTGGATGTTCCTCAGTCAATTTTTTCGGATAACGCCACCGCTTGGCGATCTGATCATTTTGCCGACATTCTTGCTGCTATTGCTTTGCAATGGTGAGGAAGCACTGGATGCCCTGCGAGCCTACACCGGAGCGGCGATCGGATTCGCAACCGCCAACCTCATTCTTGGGCTCGTGTTCTACCGCGAAGTCGTGTTCGCTACCCTCGGCGGATTCTTCCTAGCGGTGGTTTGGAATCGCCGTTTGAGGCGACGTCGGAAATTGAACGAGTGAAGTGCGGACGCACCACAGAATCGTCGGCGATCAAACGAGACACGGAAAACGAGAACTGCGATTCCCGGCACTGTTGTCCCGCCCAGAGGCGAGCGTCCCAAAAAAATCCATCGATTTCCCGGTGGAATCCAGCTCGATTTTCGGAAGACATATTGTCGCCCGGCGACTGTGGCCGCTGAGGCACGCTCGCTCAGTAATTCGTGGTGAGCGAAGTCGCAAATCGTTCTCGGCATGGCGGGATAGGCCTATAGATTGCGATCGTCTCTCCATGAGACATATTGGCGTTTCGAGCACCGCTCAAAGTTGCTCAGGGGGAATTACCGCACCCAAAAAGGCTTCAAATGACTCGGCCAGACGCGTAGACTGCCTCACTCGAGGGGATTTAGCCATCTCCAAATGCTCTTTTTGAAGCTCTTTTCTTTTGCGAGGCCTAAACACGTGAAGCGTACAAAACGTTCAGGGTTCACACTGGTCGAATTGCTGGTGGTGATTGCCATTATCGGCGTGCTGGTGGGGTTGCTCCTTCCGGCGGTCCAAGCAGCTCGAGAAGCCGCCCGTCGCATGTCGTGCAGCAACAATTTCAAGCAACTTGGCTTGGCGATGCACAACTACCATTCCGCCTACAACCAACTTCCCGTCCAGGGTTCTGGGACTTTTCGGCCCGACACCCAGGCTGGATCAGGCCCGAATGATTTCCCAGGGCACAACCAGCGGTCCCTTTCAGCACTTGTCGGACTGACTCCGTTCTTCGAACAGCAAGGGCTATGGGAGACGATTAGCAACCCCTACGACAAAGACCAAGACCCATCGACGACGGGTGACGTTTGGCAAGCGATGGGACCGGGCACTTGGGTCCGAGAGTTTCCACCTTGGGCGACTGACATCGCAATG
This genomic window from Rhodopirellula halodulae contains:
- a CDS encoding thioredoxin family protein gives rise to the protein MQIPVASITKKNTTVLTCGVPRGAAVSRERGHAVAQTRGSINNKPEALPGRSGSPLFNEAGTKFVGLVAWRTGDGHGLAMNAAWVRAFVRGEVSKAESELPDDAIPLWQSRVRLVLVTSHGCQPCELQKQSMPDDVRYESVDIENVIAKGYNVSVTPTLMVFVDNQLKHTASGLLRSDRLQAFLARWGFSNRNEEDQPDDADLSDDLNPWSNPRR
- a CDS encoding addiction module protein, which gives rise to MSPTPTAAEVIKVALQLPAGDRAEIVNALLLTLDENDSTASVELDPAWSDEMKRRIDEIDSGAVQTVSSDQVWERIGGRVSGES
- a CDS encoding sugar O-acetyltransferase encodes the protein MKIEKEKMLAGEPYNPGDPALLERWHEAKRLLRLYEQTPTTDRARLTEILGELLGSHGDGVWITAPFFADYGDNIHLGSNCEINANCVFLDCNTITIGDNALIAPGVHIYTAYHPLSPRERFGDPSSGDFAFCKTQAKPVVIGDNVWIGGGSIIMPGIRIGNGVTIGAGSVVTKDIPDGVLAFGNPCRVIREID
- a CDS encoding type II toxin-antitoxin system RelE/ParE family toxin, whose translation is MIVNISSDAEADIADGFWFYEGQNAGLGDYFRSAIIADIESLAIYGGVHEQVYGYYRSLSRRFPFTIYYRVDNDVVLVVAVIDARRSPSWTRRRLDR
- a CDS encoding HesB/IscA family protein; the encoded protein is MIVVAACCLFVGCDASSQSGNIEEKQLANEVITLTEAAEASLSEFMASDPSAELLEMSVDFDDPTTCTGYRYNLSLASELPNDEFVFAQSRGVDIAIAKSSLEFVRGTAIDWIPLGDGQEGFYFHNPNSDAPMPDHVRGYYDSIEADSNSDTAHFQH
- a CDS encoding addiction module protein, whose product is MSIDLPLDSMSVAEKMEAMETIWSSLCQKPGDVQSPQWHEEVLAERTRRLANGEASVSRWSDAKARLLKLGQ
- a CDS encoding DUF2314 domain-containing protein — its product is MLKALRRTTTSSSIFVFVVLLNLALGCNQPVEQTTESSNFIKVEGDDPEMDSAIETAQETFDYFRKHWQDPSFDGYSVKFALPTPDDDLEHIWFEPTAIDGDQITASCANDPVNLPDLQYGDSRTVGLDSLSDWMLVKGNQCYGGYTIRVLTKRSPEAAPPLEFMDVPSD